Part of the Micromonospora inyonensis genome, GGCCGGCTCAACTCCGGGCGAAACCCGCGCCGCACCGCCATCACCGCCGCCGCGCTGATGGTCGGTATCGCCCTGGTCACCGGGGTGACCGTGGTGCTCGACTCGGCGAAGTCCACGATCGCCGACCAGACGACGAACACCGTCGACGCCGAGCTGACCATCTCCGGGGCGCAGACCGGCCCCCGCCAGCCGACGTTCGATCCGGCAGTGATCGACCGGGCCGCCGCGCTGCCCGGGGTCGGCACCGTCGTCGGGCTGTTCAACGACTTCGCCGAGGTCGACGGCGAGCGCCGCTACGTCAACGCCGCCACCGACCTGGCGGCGGCCGGACGGATCTACCACGCGAAGGCCACCTCCGGCACCCTCGCCACCCTCCGGCCCGACCAGATCGCGTTGAGCGAGCCGGTGGCGCGCAACCGCGGCAAGGCGGTCGGCGACACCCTCACCATCCAGTTCGCGCGGGGTGCCCGACACACCTACACGGTGGCCGCCATCGTGCCCGAGGACCGGCTGCCCGGTTCGTACGTGCTGCCCCGGGAGAGCGCGGCGGACTTCACCGTCCCGCAGCCGTACCTGGCGCTGGTGCAGCTCACCGACGGCACCAGCATCGGGCCGGTGCAGTCCCGGCTGGAGGAGCTGGTCGCCGACAGCCCGGAGGTGTCGGTCGCCGACCGGGCGGCCTTCGTCGAGCAGCAGACCGGAGCGTTCGACCAGCTCCTCACGATGATCCAGATCCTGCTGGCGCTGGCGATCGTGATCGCCGTGCTCGGGATCGTCAACACGCTGGCCCTGTCGGTGCTGGAACGCACCCGCGAACTCGGCCTCCTGCGGGCGATCGGGCTGCGTCGGTCCCAGACCATGCGGATGATCACCGTCGAGGCGGTGGTGATCTCGGTCTTCGGCGCGCTGCTCGGCGTGGTGGTCGGCTCCGGTCTCGGCGCCGCCGTGGTCCGGGCCCTGGAGGACGAGGGTTTCACCAAGCTGGTTCTGCCCTGGTCGCAGATGGGCGTGTTCCTGGGGCTCGCCGCGCTGATCGGGGTGATCGCCGCGGTCGTCCCGGCGACCCGCGCCGCCCGGATCAACGTCCTCGGCGCGATCGCGCACGACTGACGTGGTGGGTTGCTAGGTAGGAGGGGTCCCCTTCTACCGCTTTCTGAGGAGCAGGGGACCCCTCCTACCACCCGACGAGCAACAGCACGGGAAGCGGGACGAGCAGCGCTACCGGGTGGGTGGACCGGAGCGGAGCAGGGCCGCCAGCACCGCCAGGTCCACGCCGTCGAGGCTCTCCCGCAGGTGCACCCCGTCGACCACCTCGACCGGCACCTCGACCGGCACCGCCAGCACCACCGCCCCGGCGGCCAACGCGCTGGCCACCCCGGCCGGCGAGTCCTCGATCGCCACGCACCGGTCGATCGGCACGCCGAGCAGCCGCGCCGCCGTCAGATACGGCTCGGGGTGCGGCTTCGTCGCCTCCACCTCGTCGCCACAGACCACCACGTCGAAACTGTCCCGCCCGAGGGTGTCCAGGGCGATCTCCACCAGCCGCCGGCCACTGGAGGTGACCAGGGCGGTCGGCAGGCCCGCGTCGCGGACCGCGCGAAGCAGGTCGGACGCACCGGGACGCCACCGCAGGCCGGTGCGGAACAACTCCACGATCCGGTTGTCGATCCACGCCGCGCTGGCCCGCGGGTCACGCCACGGTTGCGCCAGGTCGGCGTGCAGGATCTCCATCGAGACGTCCATGCTGGTCCCCACGATGGCGAGCCGGGCCGCCTCGGAGAGCGTGCCACCGTACTCGACGGCCAGCTCGTAGAGCGCGACGTTCCAGAGTTTCTCACTGTCGACGAGGGTGCCGTCCATGTCGAAGAGCACGGCGGCGGGTGGCTGGCTGCTCAGCGTATCCTCCCGGGGGTGCGGCGGTCCCGGCGATCCTCGCAGCCCCGCCCGCCGCCGGTGGCACCGGTCCCCGGCGGGGAGACGTGGGTCAACCGCCGGTCACCCCAGACCGCAGGCGGAGAGGGTCTTCTCGTATCCGTTGAAGAACGCCTGGGTGCGCTGCTCGGCCGAGCCGTGCGACCCCTCGGCGAACCACGGCTGCCCCGGCTGGTCACCCACCGCGAGCAGCCCCTCCCGGAACTCCTCCAGGTCACCCTCCTCCAGCGTCAGCACCTTCGCCTCGATGACGCCGCCCAGGTACGCCCCGGCCATGCAGTCGGCCTGGAGTTCCTGCTCGATCGTGTACTGGTAGCGGACGCGCAACCGGGTCTGGATGCCGTGCGCGTACTCGTGGCCGAGCAGGTAGTACAGGAACGCGTCACCGATCTGCCGGAACGCCACCACCGCCCAGTTCACGTCGTAGGCGATGAAGTCCCCCGCCGAGCAGTACACCGCGTTGTTGCGCGGCAGCGCCTGCCCGCCGCAGGACACCTCACCCTCCCGCTGGTACGGGA contains:
- a CDS encoding HAD family hydrolase, with protein sequence MLFDMDGTLVDSEKLWNVALYELAVEYGGTLSEAARLAIVGTSMDVSMEILHADLAQPWRDPRASAAWIDNRIVELFRTGLRWRPGASDLLRAVRDAGLPTALVTSSGRRLVEIALDTLGRDSFDVVVCGDEVEATKPHPEPYLTAARLLGVPIDRCVAIEDSPAGVASALAAGAVVLAVPVEVPVEVVDGVHLRESLDGVDLAVLAALLRSGPPTR
- a CDS encoding neutral zinc metallopeptidase; translated protein: MEAGGGYSWRRGTDAGEGTVRRISTGRIGGLLVAAVVAGACAVGPVTDGGDGGPPEPGTTSQDGTTRADTPTNVEEFKKDIDDAVRSAETYWSAQFRAAGERFRPIRRIIPYQREGEVSCGGQALPRNNAVYCSAGDFIAYDVNWAVVAFRQIGDAFLYYLLGHEYAHGIQTRLRVRYQYTIEQELQADCMAGAYLGGVIEAKVLTLEEGDLEEFREGLLAVGDQPGQPWFAEGSHGSAEQRTQAFFNGYEKTLSACGLG